The sequence aaagtcacacagctggcaagtggcagagccgggatttgagcccatgacctctgactccaaagcccgggctctttccactgagccacgctgcttctctattaattgagcgcttactgggtgcagagcactggactaacggactaaccacttggaaagtacaattcagcaataatcattcagtcgtatttattgactgataaataatgattatttatcaagcagcgtggagaagcagcacggctcggtggaaagagcatgggcttgggagtcagatgtcatgggttcaaatcccggctccgccaactgtcagctgtgtgactatgggcaagtcacttcacttctctgggcctcagttccctcatctggaaaatggggattaaaactgtgagctccccgtggggcaacctgatcaccttgtaaactccccagcacttagaaccatccccccagccttacctccttcccctccccacagcacctgtatatatgtatatatgtttgtatgtatttattactctatttatttatttgacttgtacatatttattctatttattttattttgttaatatgttttgttttgttgtctgtctctcccttccagactgtgagcctgcttttgggtagggaccgtctctagatgttgccagcttgtacttcccaagcgcttagtccagtgctctgcacacagtaagcgctcaataaatatgatcgaatgaatgaatgaatgaatttattgagcgcaaccgtgtgcggagcggtgtactaagtgcttgggagaggacactataacgatgacagatacattccctgcccacagtgagtttacagtctcgaaggggggacagacattaatggcaataaatacattacagatacggacctaagtgctgtggggctgggaagtgggggatgaataataataataataataataatggcatttataaagtgcttaccatgtgcaaaacactgttctaagcactggggaggttacaaggtgatcaggttgtcccacagggggctcacagtcttaatccccattttccagatgagggaactgaggcacagagaagttaagtgacttgcccaaagttacacagctgacaactggcagagctgggatttgaactcttcacctccgacttcaaagcccgtgctcttgacactgagccacgctgcttctcataataaagggaggaagtcagggtgacgcagaagggagtggggaaggaggaaaggagggcttagtcagggaaggctttgaagtgggggaatcaCTGTCAGATACGGGGAGGGATTGAGCATCCGTCAAGGGGCCCTGGTTTAACTGTGCaggatctggggctctgggtgggtgggatggagtgGAGTGGGCCAGGTCTGAGTGAGGTCTGGAGCCTGGGCAGGATCTGGGGATATGGATGTGGCCTTACTGGGTGAggctggtggaggggaggggtaggGGGGCTGATGGGTGGGGTTTAGTGGCCCTGATGGGCAAGGACTGGGGGTGGATGGAGTCTGGGGGCCCAGGTGGGTGAACCCACTCGTGCCTGGGGAGCGGTTCCTGGTCCAGGCGTGCTGGGACTGGGGATGTGGGGCTTTGGGATCCCCAGGCATGAGGGATCTGTAGGGAGGGTGGTCCACGTGGGACCCAGGGAGAGGAGACTGGATCCGGGAGGGTGGGGCCTGGGGTCTGGCGGTACAAAGCGTGGGGTGGACCTGTCCAGTCCCCGGCAGGGGAAACGATCGGGGTCCGATGGCCCTGGGCTAAACGGGCGTTGTCGGGCGGCTGAACCTGCCGGGGCTCGGAGCGGCCCCGGCCGGCGCCGGACACCGTAGCCACTCTGTGCCCCCCGTTcagtccccagcccacgtcaccaTGGCCCGCCGCTCCCAGAGTTCCTCCCAGGGAGACAACCCGCTGCACCCCGACTACCTGCCGCCCCACTACAAGGAATACTACCGCCTGGCGCTGGACGCCCTGACCGAGGGCGGGGCCGAAGCCTATCGCCGCTTCCTGGCGGAGGAGGGGGTGCCGGGCTTCCTGAGCGACTCCGAGGTGGAGCATATCACCCGGCACCTGCAGCAGCCGCAGTACGCCAACCGCGAGCCCAGCCCGCCCGATGCCACGCGGCCCCCGCCCGTCGACATGGACATGGACGGCTCCTCGGGCACCTACTGgcccatgaactctgacctcGCCGTGCCCGAGCTCGACCTGGGCTGGCCCATGACCTACGGCTTCCAGGGCACGGAGGTCACCACGTTGGTGCAGCCGCCCCCGCCGGACAACCCCAGCATCAAAGagcaggcccggaggatgatccGGTCGGCACAGCAGGTAGGGGAGGGGTGgccgcggggtgggggggggttggggagcggGAAAGACCATTCCGGGTGGCCAACGGAGGGAGGCCTCCGTGtgaccccctgcccccttcccctaggTGGTGGCCATCGTGATGGACGTGTTCACGGACGTGGACCTGCTGAGCGAGGTGCTGGACGCCGCCTCCCGCCGGGTGCCGGTCTACATCCTGCTGGACGAGATGAACGCCCAGGAGTTCCTGGACACTGCCGAAAAGTGTCGCGTCAACCTCAACTACGTGGACGTaagcgggccgggggccgggagaaggggcAGGCGTGAGCCAGCCCGGGGGGTGCGGGATGGGCACCGGGCCACCTGCCCCCTGTGGGATTCCCCCCCCGTACCCACCCCTCTGGTGGGAGGCCACTCTGTCCGCTCAGCGGAGTGACTTCTGATCCTTGTCCGCCCCAGTTCCTCCGGGTCCGCACGGTGGCCGGACCCACCTACTATTGCCGCACGGGCAAGTCGTTCAAGGGCCATGTGAAGGAGAAGTTCCTGCTGGTGGACTGCACGACAGTGCTGAGCGGCAGCTACAGGTAAGCCGCCCACCCggcccagcctccctcctgccctgcccgcccccgtCCCCTCCAAGTCCCAGCCCCgaccccccatctctctcttccctgaccTTGTGAGCCCTTCCACCCCGGGCCCCAGGGGGCCGGAGGGTGACCGCTCTGTCCacgtcctgtctcccccacctcccccccgcccctaccCCCGCCAGCTTCATGTGGTCCTTCGAGAAGATCCACCGCAGCATCGCGCACATCTTCCAAGGGGAGTTGGTGTCCAGCTTCGACGAGGAGTTCCGCATCCTCTTCGCCCAGTCGGAACCGCTGGTGCCCGCGGCCGGGGCGCTGCTCAGGCCGGACGCGGCCTACGCCCTGGCGCCCTACGGCGGAGCGGGCCCCCTCATGGGCCCCCTGGGAGGCACGGGAGGCTTCTTCCCCAAACGGCCTCACCTGCTGTTCCCGCCCCGCGAGGACGGGCTGGGCTTCCCGCCCTTCATGGACCGCGTCGACCACGACCGCCACTTCCTCTCGCCCTTCCACCGGGACGAGCTGGGGCGGCCCCtgggggagggccagggccagggtctGCGCCTGTTCTCCCGGAAGCAGACGGAGCTGGAGGCCGGGCACGCCGGGGACCCCGGCCGCGCCTTCCTGCGGGCCAAGCAGCTGGAGCTCGACGCCTTCAAGCGGCACAGCTTCGCCGAGGGGACGGTGGAGAACTTTGCGTCGAGCAAGCAGTTCTCCCGCCAGTTGTTCCTCAACCACGGGACTGGCGCCGACGACTTCCGCTTCCAGACCAGCCACTTCCAGAAGGATCACTTCTACCAGTACCAGTTCGAGCCACCGGCAGGCCCGAGCCGGCCACACGGGCTCTTCGAGAAGATCCGGGCCGGGCGGCCGGGGTTCGGCGACCCGGAGGACTTCGGGGACGGGCCGCGGCCCACGGCTCTGGAGGCGGGCTTCGGGCGGGACGGCTCGCCGCCCCTGCAGCGCCTCGACTTCGTGCCGTCCAGCTCCTCCCGGGAAGTGCGGCGGGGCTCGGACCGGGCCAGCGGCCAAGGGGTCGGGCCGCTGGCCGCGGGCCCCCACCGGCGGCCGAACCTGGGCCAGAAGTTCCTGTGCCAGAAGTCGCCGACGCCGAGGCCCGGCCCGGAGCAGCAGCTGTTCTTccaggagccggagccggagccggagccggatcGGAGGAGCCTGGAGAACCGGGCCGGGCTGCGTAGCTGGCGCATCAACTCCTACCTGAGCGGCTACCAGTCGGACTCGGGGGGCGAGGGGCTCCCGGAGCCcatggaggcggagggggacgacGACGTGCTGGGGGGGGCCCCCGGGGAACTGCTCCCGTCcctccgggccccgggccccttcGGGCCCAAGCCCTCCGGAGCCGAGGGGCCGGAGGGCAACCTGGCCAAGCAGGACTCGTTCCGCTCCCGCCTGAACCCGGTGGTCCAGAGGAGCTCCCGTCTGCGCTCCTCGCTCATCTTCAGCTCGTCCAAGCTGGAGGGGACGGGGGCCAGGGCGGCGGGGGCCGAGAAGGTCCAGCTGGTCCAGAAGGAGCAGACGGTCAGCGAGACGGTGGGCGATGGGGAGGCCGTGCGCACGGCCACCTCCTCCAAGGTGGCCGAGCTGCTGGAGAAGTACAAGAGCACCTgccgcggggccgggggcggggcggccgTCGTCCATCACGGCCAGGCCGCGTCCCGGCTGCGGCTGGAGGAGAGGACGCAGGCCGACGGGCAAAAGAAGAGCGCCGAGGCCGTGGAGTGCCAGAGCCTGGAGAGCCGGCTGCTGGAGCTACGTGACTCCTTCGCCTACAAGCTCCACGAGCAGGTGGAACGGGCCCAGGGAGCCGCCACGCTGACCGCCACCCAGCTGCTCGACTCCTTCGGCAAGGACGTCCTGGCGAGCgccggcaggggtgggggggacgcgGGAGCGGCCTCGCACTTCCTCAGCGGGGACCCCAGGCCCCgcccgcccctgcccctgccaccgcCCGAGCGCCGGGGCAGCCCCACCTTCTCGGGGGAGCCtcccggccgcccccgcccctgcTCCCCCGGGCTGGAGGGCGGGGCCCGGATGCCCAGCCCCGACGGCCACGGCTCCCCCAGGCCCGAAGAGGGGAGCCCGGCCCAGAGCCCCAGGGAGTTTTTGCGGAGGGGGTCCCTGCGGCTGA is a genomic window of Tachyglossus aculeatus isolate mTacAcu1 chromosome 4, mTacAcu1.pri, whole genome shotgun sequence containing:
- the FAM83H gene encoding protein FAM83H, whose translation is MARRSQSSSQGDNPLHPDYLPPHYKEYYRLALDALTEGGAEAYRRFLAEEGVPGFLSDSEVEHITRHLQQPQYANREPSPPDATRPPPVDMDMDGSSGTYWPMNSDLAVPELDLGWPMTYGFQGTEVTTLVQPPPPDNPSIKEQARRMIRSAQQVVAIVMDVFTDVDLLSEVLDAASRRVPVYILLDEMNAQEFLDTAEKCRVNLNYVDFLRVRTVAGPTYYCRTGKSFKGHVKEKFLLVDCTTVLSGSYSFMWSFEKIHRSIAHIFQGELVSSFDEEFRILFAQSEPLVPAAGALLRPDAAYALAPYGGAGPLMGPLGGTGGFFPKRPHLLFPPREDGLGFPPFMDRVDHDRHFLSPFHRDELGRPLGEGQGQGLRLFSRKQTELEAGHAGDPGRAFLRAKQLELDAFKRHSFAEGTVENFASSKQFSRQLFLNHGTGADDFRFQTSHFQKDHFYQYQFEPPAGPSRPHGLFEKIRAGRPGFGDPEDFGDGPRPTALEAGFGRDGSPPLQRLDFVPSSSSREVRRGSDRASGQGVGPLAAGPHRRPNLGQKFLCQKSPTPRPGPEQQLFFQEPEPEPEPDRRSLENRAGLRSWRINSYLSGYQSDSGGEGLPEPMEAEGDDDVLGGAPGELLPSLRAPGPFGPKPSGAEGPEGNLAKQDSFRSRLNPVVQRSSRLRSSLIFSSSKLEGTGARAAGAEKVQLVQKEQTVSETVGDGEAVRTATSSKVAELLEKYKSTCRGAGGGAAVVHHGQAASRLRLEERTQADGQKKSAEAVECQSLESRLLELRDSFAYKLHEQVERAQGAATLTATQLLDSFGKDVLASAGRGGGDAGAASHFLSGDPRPRPPLPLPPPERRGSPTFSGEPPGRPRPCSPGLEGGARMPSPDGHGSPRPEEGSPAQSPREFLRRGSLRLKQLLSPKAERPAEPEPASQGPQENGQPEGPGVRRPSRGGSLEGGDEEWPPGKAHLAAQARPTNALYSSNLRDDTKVILEQISAHGQKNRPELSRLAPTSALASGPELDVGRAPGMSDKDKCSAIFRSDSFGAPSRFSRTLPSSLEDRDTLLRKMESMRKEKRVYSRFEVFCKKEEQAGPGDGEDEADVKDKKVGKFMPKILGTFRAKK